Proteins encoded in a region of the Triticum dicoccoides isolate Atlit2015 ecotype Zavitan chromosome 3A, WEW_v2.0, whole genome shotgun sequence genome:
- the LOC119269913 gene encoding LOB domain-containing protein 6-like, producing MASSSASSLPAPGGSVITLAASSAGGNGAGGVCGTGSPCAACKFLRRKCQPDCVFAPYFPPDNPQKFVHVHRVFGASNVTKLLNELHPYQREDAVNSLAYEADMRLRDPVYGCVAVISILQRNLRQLQQDLARAKYELSKYQSAAGPNGSQSMAEFIGSAVPNGVASFINVGHSAALGSVGGVTGFGQDHQFAAVQMLSRSYEAAEPIARLGLNGGYEFGYSAAALAGAGSVPGLGMLGGSPFLKPGIAGSDERGGAGQ from the exons ATGGCCTCGTCGTCGGCGTCTTCGTTGCCGGCGCCGGGAGGATCGGTGATCACCTTGGCCGCCTCATCGGCGGGGGGCAACGGCGCCGGCGGGGTGTGCGGCACGGGGTCGCCGTGCGCGGCGTGCAAGTTCCTCCGCCGCAAGTGCCAGCCTGACTGCGTGTTCGCGCCCTACTTCCCGCCGGACAACCCGCAGAAGTTCGTGCACGTGCACCGCGTCTTCGGCGCCAGCAACGTGACCAAGCTGCTGAACGAGCTCCACCCGTACCAGCGCGAGGACGCCGTGAACTCCCTCGCCTACGAGGCCGACATGCGCCTCCGCGACCCCGTCTACGGCTGCGTCGCCGTCATCTCCATCCTCCAGCGCAACCTCCGCCAGCTCCAGCAGGACCTCGCCCGCGCCAAGTACGAGCTCTCCAAGTACCAG TCGGCGGCGGGGCCGAACGGGTCGCAGTCGATGGCGGAGTTCATCGGCagcgcggtgccgaacggcgtggcGAGCTTCATCAACGTTGGGCACTCCGCGGCGCTCGGCTCCGTCGGCGGGGTCACGGGCTTCGGGCAAGACCATCAGTTCGCTGCCGTGCAGATGCTGTCCAGGAGCTACGAGGCGGCCGAGCCCATCGCGAGGCTGGGCCTGAACGGCGGCTACGAGTTCGGGTACTCGGCGGCCGCATTGGCTGGCGCAGGGTCGGTGCCAGGTCTCGGCATGCTCGGCGGCTCGCCGTTCCTGAAGCCCGGCATCGCCGGCAGCGACGAGAGGGGCGGCGCCGGGCAGTAG